In the Acidaminococcales bacterium genome, CTTCTTCAACATCCTGGCGGTATTTTTGCTTGTCGGCCTGAACGGTTTTTTTGTGGCGGCGGAATTTTCCATGGTCAAGGTACGCGCGGGAAGGTTGGATACGCTGGTGCGGGAGGGAAACCGCCGGGCGCGTTACGCCCGCGCCATTGCCGAAAGCTTGGACGCTTACCTGTCGGCCTGCCAACTGGGCATAACCCTGGCTTCGCTCGGCCTTGGCTGGATAGGCGAGCCGGCGGTCGCCCACATGATAGCGCCGCTGCTTTATGATTTCGGCCTGCCGGCCGGCGCCGTCGGCAGCATATCTTTTATCGCCGCTTTCTCCATTATTACCGCCCTGCATATAATATTGGGGGAACTCATGCCTAAAACCTTGTCGATCCAAATGGCGGAAACCGTAACGCTTTTTACCGCTTTGCCGCTGATCGCTTTTTACAAGGCCATGTATCCTTTTATTTGGCTGCTCAACACTTTGTCCAACAAGCTTCTTGCCGGCATCGGCGTGAAAATAGACACGCCGCACGAGGCGGCCCATTCCGACGAAGAACTGCGCCAGCTCTTTGAGGAGAGCCACAAAAGCGGGCTGATTGATCAGACGGAAATGTCGCTGATGGACAACGTCATTGACTTTTCCGACCGCACGGCCAGAGAAATCATGATCCCGCGCACGGAAATGATTTGCCTTTATACCAATAAAAGCTTTGAGGACAACCTGGAAATAGCCCTGCGCGAACAGCTTACCAGATTCCCCGTCTGCGGCACGGACAAAGACAACATCATCGGGTTCGTCCACACCAAAGACATCCTCTACATGCTGGCCAAACAAACCAAAAAAGACATAAATTCCCTTATCAGGCCGCTGAACACCGTGCCCGAAACACTATGCATTTCCGAACTTTTTAAGCAGATGCAAAAAGAACGGGCGCAAATAGTGCTTTTGATCGACGAGTACGGCGGCACGGCCGGCATAGTAACGCTTGAGGACATTGTCGAAGAGGTTTTCGGCGAAATCCGGGATGAATTCGACGAGGAACGGGAACCCGTCGAGGAAATTTCGGAAGGCTACTCGGTGGACGGCCTGGTGCTGGTTGAAGACATAAACAATCTCCTGGGGCTGGAGCTTGACACAGAGGCGGCCGATACCATCGGCGGCTGGCTTTATTGCCGGATAGGCGTCGATCCGGCGCCCGGGCAGATATTCTCGTGCGGCGGCTATCAATTTGAAGTAGCGGAAGTCGTCAATTTGCGCATCGTACGCGTCAAAATCAGAAAACAGCCCGAAGGGGCGGACGAAGGCGCCGCGCCTTCCCCGCGCAGTTAAAGGCGCTATTTTTTATTATTTGGCCGTCCACAAAAAACGCTTTTTATGGTATAGTTATTTAGAGTGTTCACAATGTCAGATTTTTCAATAATATTTACGGATGTATTTTTATGAATACATTGAAGATCGAAATACAGCAGAAATTGAATATGACCCAGCAGCTTGTCCAGGCCATCGCCATTCTCGCCATGTCGGGGCAGGAGCTTAATGAATTGCTCGACAAAGAAGTGCTGGAAAATCCCGTGCTGGATTTTGCCGAGGACGGGCCGCCTCAATTTGAGGAGCGCTGGCCGTTGGCGCGCGGCCAAAATTCTCCGGACGTCGGCGCCCCTTACCCTTTAGCGAAGCAAAATACCAGCCTGCATGATTATATCATGCAGCAAATCGCCCTGAGCATAACAACCGCCGAAGAAAAAGCTATCGCCGAATACATTGTGGGTTCGCTTAACGCAAGCGGCTATCTTGAGCAGCCGCTTGGCCGCATAGCGGAAAAACTAAACACCACCCGGCAAGCCGTAAACAACGTGAGAAAAGCCATACAGGACATTGAGCCGCCGGGGTTCGCGTCCTTGAACATAGCCGAATTCCTGCTCCTGCAACTGAACAAAAAGGCGGACTGCGCCGATGTTGTTCTGGCTAAGGCCATAGTGCGCGATCATTTGTCCGCGCTTGCGCAAAAAGATTTTGAAAGCATCGCCATGGCGGTAGGCTGCGGCCTGCCGGAGGTAACGGCGGCGGTCGGCATCATCAAAAAGCTTAGCCCCCGCCCGGTCAACGGCTGGCTGGAAGACGCCGAAGCGCAATACATAACGCCTGACATAATTATCCGGAAAGCAGAAAACCAGTTCGTTGTATATTTGAACCCCATTTATCTGCGTGCCTTGCGCATACAGGATGAATATGCCCTCTTGCGCAAAAATGTTGACAAGGAAACGCAAAAATATATCAATAAAAACTTGCGCTCGGCGCAGTGGATCATCCAGTGCCTGGAGCAACGCGAAAAAACCATGCGCAAGGTCAGTGAAATCATCGTCGAGCTGCAACGCGATTTTTTGGAATTTGGCTTTCTGCACATGCGCCCGCTCACTTTACGGGAGGTCGCCCGTATAGCCGCCGTGCACGAGTCTACGGTAAGCCGCGCGATCAGCGGAAAGTACGCCCAGACGCCGCACGGCTCCATTCCCCTTAAAGCCTTTTTCCCCTCCGGCATAAATACCGATTCCGGCCGTAAAGTTAATTTTGCCCAAATAAAAAAACGCATAGCGGAAATAGCCAAATCCGAAACCGGCATGAGCGATAAAAAAATGGCCGACCTGCTTGCGCAGGAAGGCATCACGATCGCCCGCCGCACCGTTGCCAAATACCGCGGGACTCTTGGCATAAAGCCTTCTTTTGCCAGGAAAAAGCATACGTGACGGGTGCGCCGGCTCGCTATATATTTCATCAGACAATGCAGGAGGTTGCCGATGTCAGCTCTTGACATATTGAAAGAACGCGGGTTTGTCAAACAACTGTCCCACGAGGAAGAAATTGCCGCGTTGCTGAAAAAGGAAAAAATAACTTTTTATATCGGTTTTGACCCAACGGCGGACAGTTTGCACATAGGGCACTTCATCGCGCTCATGTCCATGGCGCACATGCAAAAAGCCGGGCACCGCCCCATCTGCCTCTTGGGCGGCGGCACCGCCATGGTGGGGGATCCCAGCGGCAAGGACAACATGCGCCGCATTATGTCCAAAGAGGAAATCGCCCATAACGCCGGGCGGTTCAAAAAGCAGATGGCTAAATTCATCGACTTCGGAAACGGCCGGGCGCTCATGGAAAACAACGCCGAGTGGCTGCTGGATCTTAACTATATCAATTTTCTGCGGGAAGTAGGCGTGCATTTTTCCGTCAACCGTATGCTCACGGCCGAATGTTTCAAGCAGCGCATGGAAAAAGGGCTGTCTTTTTTTGAATTCAATTACATGCTCATGCAGGCTTACGATTTTCTTGAGCTTTACCGACGTTATGGCTGCGTGCTGCAAATGGGCGGCGACGACCAATGGTCAAACCTTTTGGCCGGGGTTGAGCTTATCCGCAAAAAAGAAGGCGCGGGCGCTTTTTGCCTTACCTCGAAACTGCTGACAACCGGCGAAGGCAAGAAAATGGGCAAAACAGAAAAAGGGGCCTTGTGGCTGGACGCGGAAAAAACTTCCCCCTATGACTTTTATCAATACTGGCGCAATGTCGACGATGCCGATGTAATGGAGTGCCTGGCCTTGCTCACTTGGCTGCCGATGGATGAAGTGCGCCGCTTAGGGTCGCTTCGCGACAAAGAAATAAATTACGCCAAAAAAATCTTGGCCTTTGAAGTAACCAGCCTTGTCCACGGCGCGCAAGAAGCCGAAAAAGCGGCCGGAACCGCCGAGGCGCTCTTTGGCGCGGGCGGCGGCGTGGAAAACGCGCCGACGGTTTTTATCGCCAAGCAGCAGCAAGGCGGGAAGATGGCGGATGTCCTGGCGGCCGCCGGCATAACCGCCAGCAAGAGCGAAGCCAGGCGGTTGATCGCCGGCGGCGGCATTTACGTCGGCGAGGAAAAAATAACCGATCCGGAAGCAGCGTTTGCCCCGGCCATGTTTGACGGCGACGGCAGCCTTCTGCTCCGCAAAGGCAAAAAGACTTACCATCGGATAGTCGTAAAATAAAAAAGCCTTGGCGGCATGGGGAAAGGGATGTTTTGGCAGTGTCCGACTGGGCGGAATTTATTAAGTCGCATTTTAACAATGACGTTGCGTTTAACAAATTCATGGGCATAGAGGTAATAGATACCGCGCGCGGGAGCGCGCGGATCCGGATGCCGCTTTTTTCCGTCCACGCGAACTCTTACGGCATCGCGCACGGCGGCATTTGCGCGGCGCTGGTGGATTCGGTAACCGGCATCGCTTTGCGCACCCTGAAATATAAGATAGTAACTATTGAGACCAATACCGTGTACTACGCCCCGGCCAAAATCGGCGG is a window encoding:
- a CDS encoding PaaI family thioesterase produces the protein MSDWAEFIKSHFNNDVAFNKFMGIEVIDTARGSARIRMPLFSVHANSYGIAHGGICAALVDSVTGIALRTLKYKIVTIETNTVYYAPAKIGGFLYASAEMEQAGRTILHAKAEVRAEDGKLVAGGKAIYFVLGEDDGVYGTGRK
- a CDS encoding hemolysin family protein, whose protein sequence is MLVGLNGFFVAAEFSMVKVRAGRLDTLVREGNRRARYARAIAESLDAYLSACQLGITLASLGLGWIGEPAVAHMIAPLLYDFGLPAGAVGSISFIAAFSIITALHIILGELMPKTLSIQMAETVTLFTALPLIAFYKAMYPFIWLLNTLSNKLLAGIGVKIDTPHEAAHSDEELRQLFEESHKSGLIDQTEMSLMDNVIDFSDRTAREIMIPRTEMICLYTNKSFEDNLEIALREQLTRFPVCGTDKDNIIGFVHTKDILYMLAKQTKKDINSLIRPLNTVPETLCISELFKQMQKERAQIVLLIDEYGGTAGIVTLEDIVEEVFGEIRDEFDEEREPVEEISEGYSVDGLVLVEDINNLLGLELDTEAADTIGGWLYCRIGVDPAPGQIFSCGGYQFEVAEVVNLRIVRVKIRKQPEGADEGAAPSPRS
- the tyrS gene encoding tyrosine--tRNA ligase — translated: MSALDILKERGFVKQLSHEEEIAALLKKEKITFYIGFDPTADSLHIGHFIALMSMAHMQKAGHRPICLLGGGTAMVGDPSGKDNMRRIMSKEEIAHNAGRFKKQMAKFIDFGNGRALMENNAEWLLDLNYINFLREVGVHFSVNRMLTAECFKQRMEKGLSFFEFNYMLMQAYDFLELYRRYGCVLQMGGDDQWSNLLAGVELIRKKEGAGAFCLTSKLLTTGEGKKMGKTEKGALWLDAEKTSPYDFYQYWRNVDDADVMECLALLTWLPMDEVRRLGSLRDKEINYAKKILAFEVTSLVHGAQEAEKAAGTAEALFGAGGGVENAPTVFIAKQQQGGKMADVLAAAGITASKSEARRLIAGGGIYVGEEKITDPEAAFAPAMFDGDGSLLLRKGKKTYHRIVVK
- the rpoN gene encoding RNA polymerase factor sigma-54, translating into MNTLKIEIQQKLNMTQQLVQAIAILAMSGQELNELLDKEVLENPVLDFAEDGPPQFEERWPLARGQNSPDVGAPYPLAKQNTSLHDYIMQQIALSITTAEEKAIAEYIVGSLNASGYLEQPLGRIAEKLNTTRQAVNNVRKAIQDIEPPGFASLNIAEFLLLQLNKKADCADVVLAKAIVRDHLSALAQKDFESIAMAVGCGLPEVTAAVGIIKKLSPRPVNGWLEDAEAQYITPDIIIRKAENQFVVYLNPIYLRALRIQDEYALLRKNVDKETQKYINKNLRSAQWIIQCLEQREKTMRKVSEIIVELQRDFLEFGFLHMRPLTLREVARIAAVHESTVSRAISGKYAQTPHGSIPLKAFFPSGINTDSGRKVNFAQIKKRIAEIAKSETGMSDKKMADLLAQEGITIARRTVAKYRGTLGIKPSFARKKHT